One segment of Pontibacter akesuensis DNA contains the following:
- a CDS encoding SDR family NAD(P)-dependent oxidoreductase, with product MNTEDQQVWLITGTSKGLGLHLTKLLLSLGHKVIATSRNISSLQQHVTANRENLYPVKLDITSDQEVKKAIDEAVKELGRIDVVVNNAGYSLVGSMEEMTDEEFRATMDVNLFGTVNIIRNVMPLLRSQKSGHIINISSSAGYAGFGKATSYNAAKFGVIGLSEGLALEVADFGIKVTVVAPGQFRTAFMNSLHYVKNRIDVYGVDQDEKNWSAFSGRQQGDPEKLVKILVRLAEMQQPPLHLLLGPDTYKLVTEKRKQEAAAFEQWKEITLSTDFD from the coding sequence ATGAACACTGAAGATCAACAAGTATGGCTGATCACGGGAACCTCCAAAGGGCTTGGTCTGCACCTGACAAAGCTTCTGCTCTCTTTAGGGCATAAAGTGATCGCTACAAGTCGTAATATCTCCTCACTGCAACAGCATGTCACAGCCAATAGGGAAAACCTTTATCCTGTCAAGCTGGACATCACCTCTGACCAGGAGGTGAAAAAGGCAATTGACGAAGCCGTGAAAGAACTTGGGCGTATAGATGTAGTCGTAAACAATGCGGGGTACAGTTTGGTAGGCAGTATGGAGGAGATGACCGATGAGGAATTCAGGGCCACGATGGACGTGAACCTGTTCGGCACCGTGAACATCATCAGAAACGTGATGCCCCTTTTACGCAGCCAGAAATCGGGGCACATCATCAACATCTCGTCCAGTGCGGGTTATGCGGGCTTCGGAAAAGCAACCAGCTACAACGCAGCAAAGTTTGGGGTGATAGGGCTTTCCGAGGGGTTGGCGCTCGAAGTGGCGGATTTCGGCATCAAGGTAACGGTAGTCGCCCCGGGGCAGTTTAGGACAGCGTTCATGAACTCCCTCCACTATGTTAAAAACCGGATCGACGTGTACGGCGTGGACCAGGATGAGAAAAATTGGTCAGCGTTTAGCGGCAGGCAGCAAGGCGACCCGGAGAAGCTGGTAAAGATTCTGGTGCGGCTTGCAGAAATGCAGCAGCCTCCGCTCCACCTGCTGTTAGGACCGGATACTTATAAGCTCGTCACCGAGAAGCGAAAACAGGAGGCTGCCGCTTTTGAGCAATGGAAAGAGATTACATTGTCAACAGATTTTGATTAA
- a CDS encoding SDR family NAD(P)-dependent oxidoreductase, whose protein sequence is MIDRTGSRLVSISILWARIGSIDFDDLQYAHKPYKEWFAYGQSKLANLMFILELARRLEGTQSKTVAASAHPGGSATNLQRSSSFFMKRILTPLIAHEPAKAALPALRAACDPQAGNGSFWGPSGDFELTGSPEKATIPNQAKNIAVAKRLWEVSEALTGVHFLDIKAHEW, encoded by the coding sequence ATGATTGACAGAACAGGCTCACGGTTAGTCTCCATCTCCATTTTATGGGCAAGAATAGGCAGTATTGATTTCGATGACCTTCAGTATGCGCATAAACCTTATAAAGAATGGTTCGCATACGGGCAAAGCAAACTTGCCAATCTGATGTTCATACTGGAACTGGCCAGACGGTTGGAAGGCACCCAATCAAAGACTGTTGCCGCTTCAGCGCATCCCGGAGGTTCTGCTACCAACCTGCAACGAAGCAGTAGCTTCTTCATGAAAAGAATACTTACGCCACTCATTGCACATGAACCCGCTAAGGCTGCTTTACCGGCGCTTCGGGCTGCCTGTGACCCGCAGGCCGGCAACGGTTCTTTTTGGGGTCCGTCCGGTGACTTTGAGCTGACGGGCTCTCCTGAAAAAGCCACAATACCAAATCAAGCAAAAAATATAGCCGTAGCAAAAAGGCTGTGGGAAGTAAGCGAGGCATTAACGGGAGTACACTTTTTGGACATTAAGGCACATGAATGGTAA
- a CDS encoding AI-2E family transporter produces MRHRGRTILTLFTILIVGLFFFFYGLVQAKAFLAPLAVAGLLAMVVLPVTRWLEKKGLKRGWASFCSTLLILSFFLLLAGLLSYQVKSFVQDWPQTEQKLESRVQNLQQFIEEKTGISVKQQNKNIANKIPGGSGGTSAQTNNQANQQQSGQSSQELFSGGQTSQSGGSSVLSTAGSFIMKFLSLMGTFLLTLVYIFFFLLYRSKFRKSVAKWFPEEKRPEVHNVISSAAHVSQNYLLGKLLLCVLIAVLYAIGLSLSGIKHAVLISVIAALLTLIPYIGNIIGFGLALAMALLSGAGSTALIGVILTFGITQLLETYTLEPYVVGGKVNLNPIMTIIVVVLGYQVWGVVGMLIAIPALGVAKIIFDHIPPLNPLGYLFGQKDTGSDDDSKLSKAKRWASDTFNS; encoded by the coding sequence TTGAGACACAGAGGAAGAACCATATTAACCCTATTCACCATACTCATTGTAGGACTCTTTTTCTTCTTCTATGGGCTTGTGCAGGCAAAGGCGTTTTTGGCTCCTCTTGCCGTTGCTGGTTTGCTTGCCATGGTGGTACTGCCTGTGACCCGATGGCTTGAGAAAAAAGGTCTAAAGCGGGGATGGGCGTCTTTCTGCTCTACCTTGCTTATACTTTCTTTCTTTTTGTTGTTGGCTGGTTTATTATCTTATCAGGTGAAAAGCTTTGTGCAGGATTGGCCGCAAACAGAGCAAAAACTGGAGTCAAGAGTTCAAAATTTGCAACAGTTTATAGAAGAGAAAACAGGTATTTCAGTTAAACAGCAGAATAAGAATATTGCCAATAAGATTCCGGGAGGATCAGGAGGCACAAGTGCTCAGACCAACAATCAGGCTAACCAGCAGCAAAGTGGGCAAAGCAGCCAGGAGTTGTTCAGTGGAGGCCAAACATCGCAGTCTGGCGGTTCTTCTGTGCTTTCAACTGCTGGTAGTTTTATAATGAAGTTCCTGAGCTTGATGGGTACATTTCTGCTCACCCTCGTTTACATCTTCTTCTTTCTGCTATACAGAAGTAAATTTAGAAAGTCGGTTGCCAAATGGTTTCCCGAAGAGAAGCGTCCAGAGGTGCACAACGTAATCTCAAGTGCCGCGCATGTTTCGCAGAATTACCTGTTGGGCAAATTACTGCTTTGTGTTCTGATTGCTGTTTTGTATGCGATTGGTTTATCCTTATCGGGTATAAAACATGCCGTTCTGATTTCAGTAATTGCAGCGCTACTCACGCTCATTCCCTACATCGGAAACATTATTGGTTTCGGACTTGCCCTGGCAATGGCTTTATTGTCTGGAGCTGGCTCCACGGCCCTTATAGGTGTTATTTTGACTTTTGGGATTACTCAGCTTCTGGAAACCTACACCCTGGAACCGTATGTGGTTGGCGGAAAAGTTAACTTAAACCCGATCATGACAATCATTGTGGTGGTGCTGGGCTATCAGGTATGGGGAGTTGTTGGCATGCTCATTGCCATTCCAGCCCTTGGAGTAGCTAAAATAATTTTTGACCACATCCCGCCTCTAAACCCTCTGGGCTACCTCTTCGGACAGAAAGACACAGGGAGCGATGACGACAGTAAGTTGAGCAAAGCTAAACGCTGGGCATCAGATACATTTAACTCCTGA
- a CDS encoding DUF5690 family protein has product MPDKVESKRSQMKVGLYAAVVVFLTYTMIFGFRKSFTVATFEGIEIAGYSYKTVLVISQVLGYMLAKFYGIKYISELKRTGRGSVILLLTGISWLSWLFFAVVPLPYNIVFLFINGFPLGMLWGVVFSYVEGRRSTDFIGATLAVSFIFASGFVKSVGAWLMVQFGVSEFWVPFYTGLVFAPPLLLFVYLMERIPPPSEQDVLLRSERTAMSEEDRKSFVKEFYAGIAACILIYSFATIFRDIRDNFGAEMWIELGYFNQPAIFSKTELPITLIILILIGSMVLIKNNYKALQIAHVFILIGFTLAGVSTLLFNAKSMDPFWWMMLVGLGLYMVYIPFNAVFFDRLISTFKYTGNVGFLIYLADSFGYVGSVGVLFSKEVFKVQLNWLTFFSNSVIGLSAIGILLTAFSMLYFGRKYQKFKSMEARTALKATT; this is encoded by the coding sequence ATGCCTGATAAAGTTGAATCCAAAAGAAGCCAGATGAAGGTTGGGCTCTATGCCGCCGTTGTGGTTTTTCTGACCTATACCATGATCTTCGGATTCAGAAAGTCATTTACGGTGGCTACTTTCGAGGGTATTGAGATAGCTGGGTATAGTTACAAGACGGTGCTGGTGATCAGCCAGGTGTTGGGTTACATGCTGGCAAAATTCTATGGCATCAAGTACATTTCGGAGCTAAAGCGAACAGGCAGGGGTAGTGTGATTCTCCTCTTAACCGGAATTTCCTGGTTAAGCTGGCTTTTCTTTGCGGTTGTGCCGTTGCCTTACAACATTGTTTTTCTTTTCATAAACGGTTTCCCCTTAGGAATGCTTTGGGGTGTTGTTTTCTCTTATGTGGAGGGCAGGAGGAGTACTGATTTTATTGGGGCCACGTTAGCGGTGAGTTTTATCTTCGCCTCGGGTTTTGTGAAGTCTGTTGGGGCCTGGCTGATGGTGCAGTTTGGGGTATCGGAGTTTTGGGTGCCCTTTTATACCGGATTAGTCTTTGCTCCGCCACTCTTGCTTTTTGTGTACCTGATGGAAAGAATACCACCTCCCAGTGAGCAGGATGTGCTACTCAGAAGTGAGCGCACAGCCATGTCCGAAGAGGATCGCAAAAGCTTTGTGAAAGAATTTTATGCCGGAATAGCAGCGTGCATCCTGATTTACTCTTTCGCGACTATTTTTCGGGACATCCGGGACAACTTCGGTGCCGAAATGTGGATAGAGTTGGGATATTTTAACCAGCCTGCTATATTCTCGAAAACAGAGCTGCCCATCACCCTCATTATCCTGATCCTGATCGGCAGCATGGTGCTCATCAAAAACAACTACAAAGCGCTGCAGATCGCACACGTTTTTATTCTTATTGGGTTCACCCTCGCTGGCGTTTCTACCTTGCTCTTCAACGCGAAATCAATGGATCCTTTCTGGTGGATGATGCTGGTTGGACTAGGCCTGTATATGGTTTACATCCCCTTCAACGCCGTGTTCTTCGACCGCCTGATTTCCACCTTCAAGTATACCGGAAATGTTGGCTTTCTGATTTACCTGGCTGATTCTTTCGGGTATGTGGGCAGTGTTGGCGTGTTGTTCAGCAAAGAGGTTTTTAAGGTGCAGTTAAATTGGTTAACCTTCTTCTCGAACAGTGTGATTGGCCTCTCGGCAATCGGTATCCTGTTGACTGCTTTTTCCATGCTTTATTTTGGAAGAAAGTATCAGAAGTTCAAATCTATGGAGGCGAGGACAGCTTTGAAGGCCACCACCTAA